A genomic segment from Saprospiraceae bacterium encodes:
- a CDS encoding acyltransferase, with product MLIKVINYLLKKAYQSNRYYINSKFNRTLPFNELLIDRWEKAKFMGFGEGTSIYDNSLVFGNVKVGKNTWIGPFTILDGTGNLSIGDNCSISASVQIYTHDTVKWATSGGSELYEYLPVNIGNNCYIGPNVVISKGVTLGDCCIVGANSFVNQSFNANSKIAGNPAKLV from the coding sequence ATGCTAATTAAAGTTATCAATTATTTATTAAAAAAGGCATACCAATCTAATCGGTATTATATTAACTCAAAATTTAATAGAACATTACCTTTCAATGAATTATTAATTGATCGTTGGGAAAAAGCAAAATTTATGGGCTTCGGTGAGGGCACTAGTATTTATGATAATTCATTAGTTTTTGGAAATGTTAAAGTTGGTAAAAATACTTGGATTGGACCTTTTACAATACTTGATGGAACTGGAAATTTAAGCATTGGAGATAATTGTTCGATTTCAGCTTCAGTTCAAATTTACACTCATGATACTGTTAAATGGGCAACATCTGGTGGATCTGAATTATATGAATATCTTCCAGTAAATATTGGAAATAATTGTTATATTGGACCAAATGTCGTTATATCAAAAGGTGTAACATTAGGTGATTGTTGCATAGTAGGTGCAAACAGCTTTGTTAATCAATCTTTCAATGCCAATTCCAAAATAGCAGGAAATCCAGCTAAATTAGTTTAA